A window of Metabacillus sp. B2-18 contains these coding sequences:
- a CDS encoding alpha-galactosidase, whose product MNIHINDQLQQFHLTNGQISYIFQVLKNGSLGQLYFGKALRHREDFSHFQRNDLPTAASCHFYQDDPAFSLETTRQEFPVPGKGDFREAAIEVVDSEGRLGNLFAYQGYEIVKGKPKLTGLPATYAGEEEATTLIVTLEDHRVSASLQLFYTVFHHLPVITRTVKIENIGEHTLSLNKLMSSSIDLPDSDFKMVHLSGTWSRERHIKERELVQGISSVSSIRGASSHHDNPFIALKRENTTEYHNEVYGFNFVYSSNFLAQVQVDHYETSRVMLGIHPHQFQWNLKENESFQAPEVVIVYSHEGLNGMSQAFHQLYRQHLIRDPWKQGERPVLINNWEATYFDFNEEKLVHIAKSAKDLGIELFVLDDGWFGKRNDDTSSLGDWYEDEDKLPNGLESLASKLKELDLKFGLWFEPEMINPVSKLYKEHPDWIVGRPGEHLVFGRNQLVLDFSRSEVVNYLYEKMAGIIRKTKLSYIKWDMNRNITDAYSSALNQEQQGEFFHRYILGVYDLYERLTTEFPDVLFESCAGGGGRFDPGMLYYAPQAWTSDDTDAVERLKIQYGTSLAYPIYSMGSHVSAVPNHQTLRKTPIDTRANTAYFGTFGYELNPLELKEEEREIIKTQVQFYKNHRKLIRDGDFYRLQSPFEENETAWMIVSKDRKEALVGWYKVLATANPKKQQVLPLKGLDVNLLYEVNGEKAYYGDELVYRGLPLPIEFNGVNGKLAERGGDYQSAVFYLNGREK is encoded by the coding sequence ATGAACATTCATATAAACGATCAACTGCAACAATTTCACTTAACAAATGGTCAAATTAGTTATATTTTTCAAGTGTTAAAGAATGGTAGTCTGGGGCAGCTTTATTTTGGAAAGGCCCTTCGTCATCGTGAGGATTTTTCACATTTTCAGCGAAATGATCTTCCTACAGCCGCAAGCTGTCATTTTTATCAGGATGACCCAGCTTTTTCTCTTGAAACAACACGTCAAGAATTTCCGGTACCAGGTAAAGGGGATTTTCGGGAGGCTGCAATTGAGGTTGTTGATTCTGAAGGCAGACTTGGAAATTTATTTGCATACCAAGGATATGAGATAGTAAAAGGAAAGCCAAAATTAACAGGACTACCTGCTACATATGCTGGAGAAGAAGAAGCTACGACACTTATTGTGACACTAGAAGATCACCGGGTAAGCGCAAGTCTTCAATTATTTTATACCGTTTTTCATCATTTGCCGGTTATTACCCGCACTGTAAAAATTGAGAATATAGGAGAACATACACTTTCATTAAATAAGCTCATGAGTTCATCTATTGATCTTCCAGACTCAGACTTTAAAATGGTGCATCTATCTGGAACATGGTCTAGAGAGCGACATATAAAAGAAAGAGAACTTGTACAAGGCATTTCTTCCGTCTCCAGTATTAGAGGAGCTAGCTCACATCATGATAACCCTTTTATTGCCTTAAAACGAGAAAATACAACAGAGTATCATAATGAAGTGTATGGATTTAATTTTGTGTATAGCAGTAATTTTCTAGCACAGGTTCAGGTTGATCATTATGAAACATCAAGAGTGATGTTGGGGATTCACCCACATCAATTTCAGTGGAATTTGAAGGAAAATGAAAGCTTTCAGGCGCCAGAAGTAGTGATTGTTTACTCTCATGAAGGGTTAAACGGGATGAGTCAGGCTTTTCATCAATTATATCGTCAGCATTTAATTCGCGATCCATGGAAACAAGGAGAAAGACCTGTTTTAATCAACAATTGGGAAGCAACTTATTTTGATTTTAATGAAGAAAAGTTAGTTCATATTGCGAAAAGTGCTAAGGATTTAGGAATTGAGTTATTTGTTTTAGATGATGGCTGGTTTGGAAAACGAAACGATGATACATCATCACTTGGAGATTGGTATGAGGATGAAGACAAACTTCCGAATGGCTTGGAGTCATTAGCAAGCAAGTTAAAGGAGTTGGATCTGAAGTTTGGTTTATGGTTTGAGCCAGAAATGATTAATCCGGTTAGTAAGCTGTATAAGGAACATCCTGATTGGATAGTAGGAAGACCCGGGGAGCACCTTGTCTTCGGAAGAAATCAACTTGTGTTGGATTTTTCAAGATCTGAAGTAGTGAACTATTTATATGAAAAAATGGCGGGTATCATCCGCAAAACAAAGCTTTCTTATATTAAATGGGATATGAATCGAAATATAACAGATGCCTACTCATCGGCCCTTAACCAAGAACAACAGGGTGAATTTTTCCATCGCTATATTTTAGGTGTTTATGATTTGTATGAAAGACTAACAACTGAATTTCCTGATGTTTTATTCGAATCTTGTGCGGGTGGTGGAGGCAGATTTGATCCAGGTATGCTTTATTACGCTCCACAAGCTTGGACAAGTGATGATACCGATGCAGTGGAACGTCTTAAAATTCAATACGGAACATCACTTGCCTATCCTATTTATAGTATGGGTTCACACGTTTCGGCTGTTCCAAATCATCAAACATTAAGAAAAACACCGATCGATACTAGAGCAAATACTGCCTATTTTGGTACATTTGGTTATGAGTTAAATCCACTTGAACTAAAAGAGGAAGAGCGGGAAATCATCAAAACTCAAGTTCAATTTTACAAAAATCATCGTAAACTGATTCGAGATGGAGACTTTTATCGACTTCAAAGTCCGTTTGAAGAAAACGAAACAGCATGGATGATCGTTTCAAAAGATAGGAAGGAAGCGTTGGTTGGATGGTATAAAGTCCTTGCGACGGCGAATCCAAAGAAGCAACAGGTGCTGCCTTTAAAAGGACTTGATGTTAACTTGTTGTATGAAGTGAATGGAGAAAAAGCCTATTATGGTGATGAACTAGTTTATCGAGGTTTACCTTTGCCTATTGAATTTAATGGCGTAAACGGAAAATTGGCTGAACGGGGCGGAGATTATCAGTCAGCAGTGTTTTATTTAAATGGAAGGGAGAAATAA
- a CDS encoding stage VI sporulation protein F: protein MFDEIEKRTGLTVNDLVKMMEFFKQTDFQKEQELRTFIRKVSQTAKKPISKKTENLIIQTYESFQNDSKMYNSRKRRNS from the coding sequence ATGTTTGATGAAATTGAAAAAAGAACAGGATTAACGGTGAACGATCTTGTTAAAATGATGGAATTTTTCAAACAAACGGATTTCCAAAAGGAACAAGAGCTTCGAACCTTTATTCGAAAAGTATCTCAGACTGCCAAAAAACCGATATCAAAGAAAACGGAAAACTTGATTATTCAAACCTATGAATCTTTTCAGAACGATTCAAAGATGTATAACAGCAGAAAAAGAAGAAATTCATAG
- a CDS encoding LLM class flavin-dependent oxidoreductase: MKDDETVHSHGMELGIYSLADLRPNPYTGVTISAKQRIEEIIEAAKLADEAGLEVFGLGEHHRFDYAVSSPSVVLSSISRVTKRIKLTTATTVFNTNDPVRLYEDFSTLDLLSNGRAEIIAGRGAYLESFPLFGYDIKNYDELFEENIILFQKLNKEKNVTWEGKFRSPLQHADIVPRSFQDKLPLWVGVGSTPQSAARAGRLGTGLVVVTFGKDYRVYKELVDIYRKEADKYGVSPTEIKVAVSGHAYLSQTAEKAKKEFFPYHSSYWRSMNSNQEWLRNDFEKITSEKGSLFVGSSQQIIEKILHQYELFGHQRFMAQIDIGGMPFKTVVENIERLATEVAPVIRRETKK, from the coding sequence ATGAAGGATGATGAAACTGTTCACTCTCATGGAATGGAACTTGGAATTTATTCTTTAGCAGATTTACGTCCTAATCCCTATACAGGAGTAACGATCAGTGCTAAGCAGCGAATCGAAGAAATCATTGAAGCCGCAAAGCTTGCAGATGAGGCAGGACTTGAAGTTTTTGGTTTAGGTGAGCACCATCGATTTGATTATGCAGTGTCATCTCCTTCTGTTGTATTGTCTTCGATTTCTCGCGTAACCAAGAGAATAAAACTAACAACCGCAACCACAGTCTTTAATACCAACGATCCTGTTCGTTTATATGAAGATTTTTCAACACTTGATCTTTTATCAAACGGCCGTGCCGAAATCATTGCCGGTCGAGGAGCCTACTTGGAATCATTTCCTCTCTTTGGATATGATATAAAAAATTATGATGAATTATTCGAGGAAAATATTATCCTATTCCAAAAGTTGAATAAAGAAAAAAATGTAACGTGGGAGGGGAAGTTCCGCTCTCCTCTGCAACATGCAGATATTGTTCCACGGTCATTTCAAGATAAACTTCCGTTATGGGTTGGTGTTGGTAGTACACCGCAAAGTGCTGCACGTGCGGGAAGATTAGGTACCGGATTAGTTGTCGTTACCTTTGGAAAAGATTATCGGGTCTATAAAGAGCTTGTAGATATCTATCGAAAAGAAGCAGATAAATATGGAGTGTCTCCTACAGAGATTAAAGTAGCAGTTAGCGGACACGCCTACCTTTCACAAACAGCTGAAAAAGCAAAAAAAGAATTCTTTCCCTATCATTCAAGCTATTGGAGATCAATGAATTCAAATCAGGAATGGCTAAGAAATGATTTTGAAAAGATAACCAGTGAGAAAGGATCACTATTTGTGGGAAGCTCACAACAAATTATCGAAAAAATTTTACATCAATATGAACTTTTTGGACATCAGCGTTTTATGGCGCAAATTGATATTGGAGGAATGCCTTTTAAAACTGTGGTTGAAAACATTGAACGCTTAGCCACTGAAGTAGCACCTGTAATAAGAAGGGAAACAAAGAAATAG
- a CDS encoding thioredoxin family protein: MKTEEQYFREGKSIQQYMEDMGNLREESFNVYQSFQLPEDGFGNELAKHSLHFLIITEDWCGDAMMINPVIRKLAEASDIEVRVTLRDADTELIDRHLTNGGRAIPIVLILNDEGTLIGKWGPRAPEVQQIVDDLRATLPAKDDPSFPEKQKEMISSLQRRYKEEQALWLYVYQSFKKTLLSVLN, translated from the coding sequence ATGAAAACAGAAGAACAGTATTTTAGAGAAGGCAAGTCAATTCAACAATATATGGAGGATATGGGCAATTTAAGAGAGGAAAGCTTCAATGTTTATCAATCCTTCCAACTACCAGAAGATGGGTTTGGCAACGAATTAGCAAAGCATTCACTACACTTTTTAATTATTACAGAAGATTGGTGTGGTGATGCTATGATGATTAATCCTGTGATACGAAAGCTGGCTGAGGCTTCAGATATTGAGGTTCGTGTTACATTAAGAGATGCTGATACAGAACTTATTGACCGACATTTAACAAATGGTGGACGAGCGATACCGATTGTTTTAATTTTGAATGATGAAGGTACACTAATTGGAAAATGGGGTCCTCGTGCACCAGAAGTTCAGCAGATTGTAGATGATCTCAGAGCTACACTTCCAGCAAAGGATGATCCTTCTTTTCCGGAAAAACAAAAAGAAATGATTTCATCATTACAAAGACGGTATAAAGAGGAACAAGCACTTTGGCTGTATGTTTATCAAAGTTTTAAGAAAACCCTATTATCAGTTTTAAATTAA
- the bglB gene encoding beta-galactosidase BglB, translating into MTQKQAFLEKTEIINYIDVLMDNLSQIKDNTGEFLLNFDGLVVDDKSWNVWNWPQGVGLYGIFKYWKLTNSQKALTIMTDWFQARFEEGVPPKNVNTMAPLLTLAFLYEETKDQTFVPYLENWAEWVMHDMPRTEENGLQHMTYGPENKNQLWDDTLMMTVLPLAKIGRLFNKQEYIEEAKRQFLIHIKYLSDRKTGLWFHGWTFEENHHYAEALWGRGNCWITIAIPEFIEILDLKEGDFLREYLLDTLKRQIEALAEYQDESGLWHTLINDKTSYLEASATAGFAYGILKSVHKRYIGQEYRETAYKAIRGIVKEINDEGALQKVSVGTGMGDTLEFYKEIKTTTMPYGQSLAVLSLSQFLYEFF; encoded by the coding sequence ATGACTCAAAAACAAGCTTTTCTAGAGAAAACTGAGATTATTAACTACATAGATGTATTGATGGATAATCTTTCACAAATAAAAGATAATACAGGTGAATTTTTATTAAACTTTGATGGTTTAGTTGTTGATGATAAGAGCTGGAATGTTTGGAACTGGCCGCAAGGTGTTGGGTTGTATGGAATCTTTAAATATTGGAAACTAACAAATAGTCAGAAGGCATTAACTATAATGACCGATTGGTTTCAAGCTAGATTTGAAGAAGGGGTACCACCAAAAAATGTGAATACAATGGCTCCTCTATTAACGCTAGCGTTTCTATATGAAGAAACGAAGGATCAGACATTTGTTCCTTATTTAGAAAATTGGGCAGAGTGGGTTATGCATGATATGCCACGAACTGAGGAAAACGGTCTTCAACATATGACATACGGCCCTGAAAATAAAAATCAGCTATGGGATGACACCTTGATGATGACGGTTTTGCCTTTGGCCAAGATCGGAAGACTTTTCAATAAACAAGAATATATTGAAGAAGCGAAAAGACAATTTTTAATTCATATAAAGTATTTAAGTGATCGTAAAACAGGATTATGGTTTCACGGCTGGACTTTTGAAGAAAACCATCATTATGCAGAAGCATTATGGGGAAGAGGGAACTGCTGGATTACCATTGCCATTCCGGAATTTATCGAAATTCTTGATTTAAAAGAGGGAGATTTCTTAAGAGAATATCTTCTTGATACATTAAAAAGACAAATTGAAGCATTAGCTGAATATCAAGATGAAAGCGGATTATGGCATACATTAATCAATGACAAAACATCTTATTTAGAAGCTTCTGCAACAGCTGGCTTTGCTTATGGCATTTTGAAGTCTGTTCATAAACGATATATTGGTCAAGAATATAGAGAAACAGCTTACAAAGCAATTCGTGGAATTGTGAAGGAAATTAATGATGAAGGTGCTTTGCAAAAGGTATCAGTTGGAACAGGTATGGGTGATACATTAGAGTTTTATAAAGAAATCAAAACGACAACAATGCCATACGGACAATCGTTAGCTGTTTTAAGTTTATCTCAATTTTTATATGAATTTTTCTAA
- a CDS encoding LysR family transcriptional regulator, whose product MNIENLKMFCLVVDEGSISQAARLSFVSQPAVTRQIRQLENFYGTLLFDRTEGKLIVTETGKMLYPFAKAIINDFDRSKEVILQATGEYNSNLRVGASLTIGEFLLPSLLGRFKKHAPEIKVTLTIRNTPSVLEDLTNDVIDIALVEGIVEDKHLIVEKFANDELILVCSPDHPWKDRSEIQIEELANEKMIWRESISGTRLIAENALKEYGILEKINSYMEIGSTQAIKSAVESGLGISILSKLTVARELEQGYLQEIKIKDVHIERSLWLVKKPQRFHREGVSQFVEFIQH is encoded by the coding sequence ATGAATATAGAAAACCTGAAAATGTTTTGCTTAGTCGTTGATGAAGGAAGCATTAGTCAAGCAGCAAGATTAAGCTTTGTGTCTCAGCCGGCTGTGACAAGACAAATCCGCCAATTAGAGAATTTTTATGGTACTTTATTATTTGATCGGACAGAAGGAAAGCTTATAGTTACAGAAACAGGGAAAATGCTCTATCCTTTTGCCAAAGCCATTATTAATGATTTTGATAGATCTAAAGAAGTGATCCTTCAGGCTACCGGAGAGTATAATTCAAATCTTAGGGTAGGTGCTTCTCTGACAATTGGTGAGTTTCTATTACCAAGTTTACTTGGTCGATTTAAAAAACATGCACCAGAAATAAAAGTAACCTTAACGATTCGAAACACACCAAGTGTGTTAGAGGATTTAACGAACGATGTGATAGATATTGCATTAGTTGAAGGAATTGTTGAAGATAAACATCTAATTGTTGAGAAATTTGCCAATGATGAACTCATCCTCGTTTGCTCACCTGATCACCCATGGAAGGACCGATCTGAAATTCAAATTGAGGAATTAGCAAATGAAAAAATGATTTGGCGTGAATCAATTTCTGGAACAAGACTCATCGCAGAAAATGCCCTGAAAGAGTATGGAATTTTGGAAAAGATAAATAGTTATATGGAAATCGGTAGCACACAAGCCATAAAAAGTGCCGTTGAGTCAGGTCTTGGAATTAGCATACTTTCTAAACTAACTGTTGCCAGAGAATTAGAACAAGGCTATTTACAAGAAATAAAAATTAAAGATGTACATATTGAAAGAAGCTTATGGCTCGTTAAAAAGCCGCAGCGGTTTCATCGAGAAGGTGTTTCTCAATTTGTAGAGTTTATTCAGCATTAA